One genomic region from Triplophysa dalaica isolate WHDGS20190420 chromosome 23, ASM1584641v1, whole genome shotgun sequence encodes:
- the zgc:163022 gene encoding putative ferric-chelate reductase 1, protein MLLCIVLSVCVGIAQSYKDGQVSGVCDTMKPNHAPNTTQTSAPPYNITTDKNSFKEGEEITVTLSTESLYFEGFMLQARIVGTQSAIGSFNVTDNKTQTLNCNGANSAVSHTSEFKKTLIQAKWKAPASGQLGNIQFCVTFVKGFKTFWVGVKSSVITYNGTQTVPSSNTECGKSKVCFSQPSNCDPTIDTTCYFMSIQTSSSQSEMKMEIVGPGKGYVAIGFSDDREMGNDDIYICGQDNSGLLQVQHAFSNGKNTPNILTLGNVSDIKTAMTNGVLNCSFTSRNPISTGSRATSVMEYFLMIASGPSSQGSINRHTKTFVTQSKANLLNPTVVSAAEKYPAIIKAHGALMLIAWMTTGSVGMLIARYLKAAGKGKGCCGKDFWFLAHVTLMSLSIIATAIAFILVFSYARDWTGGAHPVLGCLVMILTLIQPVVAALRCDPQHEMRFVFNWAHSFIALAIKGLAVAAIFTGLALIGKSEDEEWTLKVMGGFVAWEALIYVLQDLHKRSKEKDAEICSLGPMRTEVVLLFVFLLGNLAFLVALLVGIGQA, encoded by the exons ATGTTGCTGTGTATCGTGCTCTCCGTATGTGTTGGGATCGCGCAGTCGTATAAAGATGGACAAGTCAGCGGTGTTTGCGACACAATGAAACCGAATCACGCACCAAACACCACTCAAACCAGCGCTCCTCCATACAACATCACGACGGACAAGAACAGCTTCAAAGAGGGCGAAGAAATCACAG TGACACTGAGCACTGAGTCTCTCTATTTCGAAGGGTTTATGTTACAAGCACGTATAGTCGGAACGCAAAGTGCCATCGGTTCTTTTAATGTCACAGACAATAAGACCCAAACCCTCAACTGCAACGGAGCG AATAGTGCTGTTTCTCACACATCAGAATTTAAGAAAACTCTCATTCAAGCGAAATGGAAGGCCCCTGCATCTGGACAGCTTGGCAATATACAGTTCTG TGTAACGTTTGTCAAAGGTTTCAAAACCTTTTGGGTGGGTGTGAAGAGCTCTGTGATAACATATAACGGCACGCAGACA gtACCTTCAAGTAATACCGAGTGTGGGAAAAGCAAAGTCTGTTTCAGTCAACCAAGCAACTGTGACCCGACCATCGACACTACTTGTTACTTTATGTCGATTCAGACGTCGTCTAGCCAATCAGAAATGAAGATGGAAATTGTCGGCCCGGGTAAAGGATACGTCGCCATTGGATTCTCTGATGACAGAGAGATG GGCAATGATGACATCTACATATGTGGTCAAGACAACAGCGGCCTTCTCCAAGTGCAACATGCCTtttcaaatggaaaaaacactccAAATATTCTGACGCTG GGGAATGTGTCTGATATCAAGACAGCGATGACGAATGGAGTTCTAAATTGCTCATTTACGTCTCGTAATCCCATCAGTACAGGAAGTAGAGCGACATCTGTTATGGAATACTTCCTCATGATCGCTTCCGGACCCTCCAGTCAAG GTAGCATCAATCGCCACACCAAAACATTTGTTACCCAAAGCAAAGCTAATTTACTGAATCCAACGGTAGTGAGCGCCGCTGAGAAATATCCAGCGATTATTAAAGCTCATG GTGCCCTGATGCTGATCGCCTGGATGACCACTGGTAGTGTGGGTATGCTCATAGCACGCTATTTAAAGGCAGCCGGCAAGGGGAAAGGCTGTTGTGGGAAAGATTTCTGGTTTTTG GCTCATGTCACTTTGATGTCCCTCTCGATTATTGCCACAGCGATTGCATTTATTCTGGTGTTTTCTTATGCCAGGGATTGGACTGGG GGAGCTCATCCAGTCCTGGGCTGTTTGGTGATGATTCTCACTTTAATTCAGCCTGTGGTCGCTGCTTTACGCTGTGATCCGCAACACGAAAT GAGATTTGTCTTCAACTGGGCTCATTCATTCATCGCTCTGGCCATCAAAGGTCTTGCAG TGGCCGCAATCTTTACTGGTCTGGCACTGATCGGAAAATCTGAGGATGAGGAATGGACGCTGAAGGTTATGGGAGGTTTTGTTGCCTGGGAGGCTCTCATTTATGTTCTTCAAGATTTGCACAAGCGCTCCAAGGAAAAAG ATGCAGAGATTTGCTCTCTTGGTCCG ATGAGGACTGAAGTTGTTTTGCTTTTCGTGTTTTTATTGGGAAACCTGGCCTTCTTGGTAGCACTTCTTGTTGGAATAGGCCAAGCTTAA